In Candidatus Polarisedimenticolia bacterium, the sequence CCCATGAACCCTCCGGAGCGGCGCAGCCTGCCGCGTTGTCTCTGGGCGGCGCTGAAGACGGCGATCCCCGGATGGTGGAACGACAACGTGCCGAGGATGGGGGCGGCTCTGGCTTATTACACCCTTTTCTCTCTCGCCCCCGTTCTGATCATCGTCATCGCCGTGGCTGGCATGGTATTCGGCGAGGAAGCCGTGCGCGGTGAGGTGATGGGACAGGTCCAGGGGCTGTTGGGTCGGGAAGGGGCGCAGACGGTCCAGAGCATGCTCGAGTCGGCCTGGAGGTCGTCGCCGAGCCTGGTCGTCATGATCGGCGGCATCGTCACCTTCTTCCTGGGAGCGACGGGAGCGTTCCTGGAGCTGCAGGGCGCGCTGAACAGCATCTGGCGCGCCACCGCCAAGTCCTCCGGATCGCTGGCGCGCGATCTGATCCTTCCAAGGCTCATGTCGTTCGGGCTGGTCATGGGCTTTGCCTTCCTCCTGCTGACGGCGCTGGTGATCAGCGCCGCGCTGGAGGCGCTCTCCTCCTACATCGGCTCGCAATTCCCGGGAGCCTCGGTCTTCTGGCACATCCTCGACCTGGTCGTTTCCTTCGGCGTGATCACGGTGCTGTTTGCCCTGATGTACAAAC encodes:
- a CDS encoding YhjD/YihY/BrkB family envelope integrity protein, whose translation is MNPPERRSLPRCLWAALKTAIPGWWNDNVPRMGAALAYYTLFSLAPVLIIVIAVAGMVFGEEAVRGEVMGQVQGLLGREGAQTVQSMLESAWRSSPSLVVMIGGIVTFFLGATGAFLELQGALNSIWRATAKSSGSLARDLILPRLMSFGLVMGFAFLLLTALVISAALEALSSYIGSQFPGASVFWHILDLVVSFGVITVLFALMYK